The Kribbella shirazensis genomic interval AGCCGGACAGCAGCAGGACGTCGCCGACCGGGAACAGGATGAAGCCGACGATCAGGCCGGAGATCCAGATCGTCAGCGTCGCGACCAGGCAGAAGACCGCGAGCGCGACCATCTTGGCGGCGAGCAGGCGGGACCGGCCGGCCGGTGCGACGAGCAGGTTGCGCAGGGTGCCGAGGCTGGCCTCGCCGGCGAGCGACTCGCCGGAGATCACGGTCACGGCGGTCGGCAGGAAGAACGGCACCGAGAGCCCGAGGCTGGCCACGATCAGGAACAGCCCGTTGCCGGCGATCTGCCCGATGAACCCCTCGGCTCCGGGGTCGGAGCCGGCGATCTTGATCGCGATCCCGATCAGCACCGGTACGGCGGCCAGCACGCCCAGCCCGACCAGTGTCCGGGCCCGCCCGAACACGAGCCGCAACTCGGAGATGAACAGCGCGAGCGTGTGCCGCCCGGCACTCGGCCCCCGCCCGACTGCGACGTCCGCGCCGCCGACGGCCCCCGCGCCGGTCCCGGCCGACGCGCCAGGTTCCGTCCCGGCGGTCGTCGCGGCGGTGTCATTCTGCGACATCGAAGCCCTCCCCGGTGAGTGCCACGAAGGCGTCTTCCAGGCTCGGGCGTTCCAGTCCGAAGCCGTGGATGCGGACGTCGGCCGCGACCAGCGCGGCGGCGAACTTCTCGATCGGGAGCTCGCCCGGATCGCCCTCGACGGTCTCGGGTGTGGTCTTCAGGTCGGTGACGCCGAGGCCCTGCAGCGTCTCGGCCGCCTGCGCGAGGTCCGGCGTACGGACGACCAGTCGCGGACGGAGCTCGGACCGCAGGTCCGCGACCGTCGACTGACGGAGCAGCT includes:
- a CDS encoding ABC transporter permease codes for the protein MSQNDTAATTAGTEPGASAGTGAGAVGGADVAVGRGPSAGRHTLALFISELRLVFGRARTLVGLGVLAAVPVLIGIAIKIAGSDPGAEGFIGQIAGNGLFLIVASLGLSVPFFLPTAVTVISGESLAGEASLGTLRNLLVAPAGRSRLLAAKMVALAVFCLVATLTIWISGLIVGFILFPVGDVLLLSGSTIPLGEGLLRALGIAVVISLSLLGLAGIGLFVSSMTSTPLAAMAATFGTFIVLGILTAIPQLHAIHPWMLMFRWQSFADLLRDPPYWHEIGRNLLLQGGYLAVFYAAAWARITSRDIT